In Salisediminibacterium beveridgei, one DNA window encodes the following:
- a CDS encoding TorD/DmsD family molecular chaperone, translated as MSTAELGEFHYKANLFKVMSELYKEPGTDLLGYMDYLIEALEELHPALALKAEDLANELEKYPLTSNENKLVIDYAKLFVGPFDMKAPPYGSVYLDEGRRLMGDSTKAVEKFYGNSGVEKLNVFHQPADHITVEFEFLYFLYFKYVETGELKYLELMQRFIGEFLMPWVYKFTKKIRENANEPFYVKLARFTEEVIEWEARQFEHQT; from the coding sequence ATGAGTACAGCAGAATTAGGGGAGTTTCATTATAAAGCAAATCTCTTCAAAGTCATGAGTGAATTGTATAAAGAGCCAGGGACTGATCTCCTTGGCTACATGGATTATCTGATCGAAGCCCTGGAAGAACTTCATCCTGCACTGGCTTTGAAGGCTGAAGATTTGGCAAACGAACTGGAAAAGTATCCGTTGACATCAAACGAAAACAAACTGGTCATTGACTATGCAAAGCTTTTTGTTGGTCCTTTTGACATGAAGGCTCCGCCTTACGGATCGGTTTATCTCGATGAAGGGCGACGGTTGATGGGGGATTCCACAAAGGCCGTTGAAAAATTTTACGGAAATTCAGGTGTTGAAAAGCTGAATGTGTTTCATCAGCCGGCAGATCATATCACCGTTGAATTTGAATTCCTGTATTTTCTGTATTTCAAGTATGTTGAAACCGGTGAGCTCAAATACTTGGAACTCATGCAGCGGTTTATCGGTGAATTTCTGATGCCATGGGTTTATAAATTCACAAAAAAGATCAGAGAAAATGCGAATGAGCCGTTTTATGTAAAACTGGCCCGATTCACAGAAGAAGTGATCGAATGGGAAGCGCGTCAGTTTGAACACCAGACGTAA
- a CDS encoding molybdopterin-dependent oxidoreductase: MKLSRKGFLKASAATGLFAAGAASTKPALNAFSTKTEASQENVEQGEWIASVCQGCTAWCAVQVYRIDGRATKVRGNPNAKANHGHSCVRSHIGLQQVYDPDRVKQPMKRTNPNKGRDEDPEFVPISWEEAMDTIAEKIIELRENNETHKFSVWRGRYTSNNGILYGNLPKIIGSPNNISHSSICAESEKFGRYYTERYWGYADYDHEKALYEIFWGGDPIATNRQVPHTASIWGELSDRATLACVDPRFSTTAAKSDEWMPVIPGEDGAIASAIAHVILTEGLWYKPFVGDFTDGQNRFVEGEDVDEDDFEEIQTHGLVKWWNLELKDKTPEWAAERSGIEADQIYRVARGFANAAPKAISFSSPGSSMTIRGGYTAMTQAALNGLVGSADNEGGVISNGISVPNNGFPDPDDYIDEIAANGLEQERIDWGGRLELPALKDSASGGVKVTNTVADAVLAEDPYNLKVVLSYWTNFNFSNQGTDRWDRALAKIPFMVHMTVNPAEQTHFADIVLPVPHSQFERQSPVAGSNGNLHRHLHLQNRVIESPFDIRVDETEIPWMLGEALEKKGFSNLIDYFRNEFRDPETGDAPTNAAEFDEIATKHFTHPVWDPTFEKDGDQIDGWEEYKRLGTWNTNRYEFRQKWDGNWGTETGQFEFYSETLKAALQDHADKHNVSIDDVMEATFNTVRGDGAFVPHYEPAKRVGDESEYPLIFMEHRSKLNREARSANTSWYQEFKDIDLGDEAWDDVAKLNPKDAAELGIENGDMVRLVTPEGQIEVKAKLWEGTRPGVVAKCYGQGHWAYGHIASLDRRRQIARGGNNNIILAPVHEALSGSGARHGGQTRVRVEKV; the protein is encoded by the coding sequence TTGAAATTATCAAGAAAAGGTTTTTTAAAAGCATCCGCAGCAACCGGGTTATTTGCAGCAGGGGCCGCATCAACCAAACCGGCTTTGAATGCGTTCTCAACCAAAACAGAAGCAAGTCAGGAAAACGTTGAACAAGGTGAATGGATCGCAAGTGTATGTCAAGGGTGTACGGCATGGTGCGCAGTCCAGGTGTACAGAATTGATGGAAGAGCAACAAAGGTACGGGGAAATCCGAATGCAAAGGCCAACCACGGTCATTCCTGTGTCAGATCCCACATCGGTCTGCAACAAGTGTATGACCCGGACCGGGTTAAGCAGCCAATGAAGCGAACCAACCCGAACAAAGGCCGTGACGAAGATCCGGAATTTGTACCGATCAGCTGGGAAGAAGCCATGGATACCATTGCTGAGAAGATTATTGAGCTTCGTGAAAATAACGAAACGCATAAATTCAGCGTCTGGCGCGGACGTTACACGTCGAACAATGGCATTCTTTACGGGAACTTACCGAAAATCATCGGTTCACCAAATAACATTTCCCACAGTTCGATCTGTGCCGAGTCTGAAAAATTCGGGCGTTATTACACAGAACGTTACTGGGGCTATGCCGACTATGATCATGAAAAAGCACTGTATGAAATCTTCTGGGGCGGCGATCCGATCGCAACAAACCGTCAGGTACCGCACACTGCAAGCATCTGGGGCGAGCTGTCTGACAGAGCCACACTCGCATGTGTAGATCCGCGATTTTCCACGACGGCAGCAAAATCAGATGAATGGATGCCGGTTATTCCAGGTGAAGACGGCGCGATTGCTTCAGCGATTGCCCACGTCATTTTAACCGAAGGACTGTGGTATAAGCCGTTCGTCGGGGATTTCACAGATGGACAAAATCGATTTGTCGAAGGTGAGGACGTCGATGAAGACGACTTCGAAGAAATTCAAACCCATGGTCTTGTGAAATGGTGGAATCTTGAACTGAAAGATAAAACACCTGAATGGGCAGCTGAACGTTCCGGTATCGAAGCAGATCAGATCTACCGTGTAGCCAGAGGCTTTGCCAATGCTGCACCGAAGGCGATCTCTTTCTCTTCACCAGGATCAAGCATGACAATCCGCGGCGGTTATACCGCGATGACGCAAGCAGCACTGAACGGTCTCGTCGGTTCTGCAGATAACGAAGGCGGCGTCATCAGTAACGGGATCTCTGTTCCGAACAACGGTTTCCCTGATCCGGATGATTATATTGATGAGATTGCAGCAAATGGCTTGGAACAAGAACGAATCGACTGGGGCGGCAGACTGGAACTGCCTGCATTAAAAGACAGTGCATCCGGTGGTGTGAAAGTGACGAACACCGTTGCCGATGCGGTTCTTGCAGAGGATCCTTATAATCTGAAAGTGGTACTGAGCTATTGGACCAACTTCAATTTCTCCAATCAAGGGACGGATCGTTGGGACAGAGCATTGGCAAAAATTCCATTTATGGTGCATATGACGGTCAATCCGGCTGAACAGACACACTTTGCTGATATCGTGTTGCCTGTACCGCACTCGCAGTTTGAGCGCCAAAGCCCTGTTGCCGGCAGTAACGGAAACCTCCACCGTCACCTGCACTTGCAAAACCGTGTAATTGAATCACCGTTTGACATCCGTGTTGATGAAACCGAGATTCCATGGATGCTCGGTGAAGCGCTTGAGAAAAAAGGATTTTCGAACCTGATTGATTATTTCCGGAATGAATTCAGAGATCCTGAAACCGGAGATGCCCCAACAAATGCTGCAGAATTCGATGAAATTGCTACGAAACACTTTACGCACCCGGTTTGGGATCCAACCTTCGAAAAAGACGGAGATCAGATTGACGGATGGGAAGAGTACAAACGACTCGGTACCTGGAATACAAACCGTTATGAATTCCGTCAGAAGTGGGACGGCAATTGGGGCACGGAAACCGGCCAGTTTGAATTCTACAGTGAAACCTTGAAAGCAGCGCTTCAGGATCATGCGGATAAGCATAACGTCAGTATTGATGACGTGATGGAAGCGACATTTAACACCGTCCGCGGAGACGGGGCATTTGTTCCTCACTATGAGCCGGCTAAACGAGTTGGCGATGAGTCCGAATATCCGCTTATTTTCATGGAACACCGTTCCAAGTTGAACCGTGAGGCACGTTCAGCCAATACGAGCTGGTATCAGGAATTCAAGGATATCGACCTGGGTGACGAAGCGTGGGACGATGTGGCCAAGCTGAATCCGAAAGATGCTGCAGAACTGGGCATCGAGAATGGTGATATGGTCCGTCTGGTGACGCCTGAAGGTCAAATCGAAGTGAAAGCCAAGCTTTGGGAAGGTACACGACCAGGTGTCGTTGCAAAATGTTACGGACAGGGCCACTGGGCATACGGGCATATCGCATCTCTGGATCGCCGTCGTCAAATTGCTCGGGGTGGAAATAACAACATTATTCTCGCACCGGTTCATGAAGCATTGAGTGGAAGCGGCGCCAGACACGGTGGACAGACACGCGTTCGAGTGGAGAAAGTATAA
- a CDS encoding glycerophosphodiester phosphodiesterase family protein, which yields MKKQYVLSIILLAGILSGCGNDNNDNENNLNSQNDDNQEPAEVNADDTDNNDATEAGDQEDVKIIAHRGASGHAPESTTYAIDQAIEMNADWIELDIQITEDGHLVAFHDDEISRTSDGEGEIGDYTLAELQELDSGSWFNEEYPDKADAAFAGAEILTLEEIFDTYGSEVNYYIETKSTYLNEDMEEPMVEMVENFGYEENVIIQSFHQDSLETISELNDELTLVQLLWWEVDEETGELNEWLDITPAPNDMTDEDFETIGDYADGLGMHLDYYDGTEVIDEAFVQTMRDHDFMVHVYTINDEEDMERLIDWGVTGLFTDFPDRLDNVLQNLN from the coding sequence GTGAAAAAACAGTATGTATTATCTATCATCCTGCTCGCAGGAATCCTCTCAGGCTGCGGCAATGACAACAACGACAATGAGAACAACCTGAACAGTCAAAATGACGACAACCAGGAACCCGCCGAGGTTAATGCAGATGACACGGACAATAACGATGCCACAGAAGCTGGAGACCAAGAGGATGTGAAAATCATTGCCCACCGCGGTGCCAGTGGTCATGCACCCGAGTCAACAACCTATGCCATTGATCAAGCCATCGAGATGAATGCCGATTGGATTGAACTCGATATTCAGATCACCGAAGATGGCCATCTCGTCGCCTTTCATGACGACGAAATCAGCCGTACATCAGATGGAGAAGGCGAAATTGGCGATTATACCCTCGCCGAATTACAAGAACTCGATAGCGGATCCTGGTTCAATGAAGAATATCCGGATAAAGCCGATGCCGCATTCGCAGGTGCAGAGATTCTCACACTTGAAGAAATCTTTGACACATACGGTTCGGAAGTGAACTATTACATCGAAACGAAATCGACTTATCTTAACGAGGACATGGAAGAACCAATGGTTGAGATGGTTGAAAATTTCGGTTACGAAGAGAACGTGATTATTCAGTCCTTTCATCAGGACAGCCTTGAAACCATTTCGGAATTAAATGACGAGCTGACCCTCGTTCAGCTTCTGTGGTGGGAAGTAGATGAAGAAACCGGTGAACTGAATGAGTGGCTCGATATCACACCGGCACCGAATGATATGACTGATGAAGATTTCGAAACGATTGGCGACTATGCCGATGGTTTAGGGATGCACCTCGACTATTATGATGGCACAGAAGTCATTGACGAAGCCTTCGTTCAAACCATGAGAGATCATGATTTCATGGTTCACGTCTATACGATCAATGACGAAGAGGATATGGAACGTCTCATTGACTGGGGTGTGACCGGTCTCTTCACCGACTTCCCGGACCGCCTCGACAATGTCCTGCAAAATCTGAACTAA
- a CDS encoding NAD(P)/FAD-dependent oxidoreductase codes for MYRITVIGGGIVGTYIAMELAKQHKDVLLVEKEGELSQVQTIHNSALVHSPVMVPKKKGVLKAQLAWEGNRAYQEMAPKWHIPVFQNGGLLLAGNVDEEAMLERIIAEAKADGITAFERLSQKEIRKREPGLRPHIRSGLLLPSAFSADTTALTKAVAKEAVNRGAEIRRRSGVTAIETGNDGFTVYTEDGGQFQTTFLVNAAGLASETIASMVEHHVPYRSRAVKGEYLVLGRHAKDWFQHILYPIPTHETKGVLVIPQPDGTTRLGPTSTEIHRTDQAGMTVEGERLIKQEIERFIQPPYEHVVNKYAGVRSSLHEQDDFYIARSKECDNFIHVAGIDSPGVTAAPAIARYVSETLLAPVLKS; via the coding sequence ATGTACCGGATCACAGTCATAGGTGGCGGCATAGTCGGGACGTATATTGCGATGGAACTTGCAAAGCAGCACAAAGATGTATTGTTGGTTGAGAAAGAAGGGGAATTGTCACAGGTGCAAACGATTCATAACAGCGCGTTAGTGCACTCTCCTGTTATGGTCCCTAAGAAAAAAGGAGTTTTAAAGGCTCAACTGGCTTGGGAGGGCAACCGGGCTTATCAGGAAATGGCACCAAAATGGCACATTCCGGTCTTTCAAAATGGTGGGCTTTTATTAGCTGGAAATGTGGACGAAGAAGCAATGCTGGAGCGTATCATTGCTGAGGCGAAAGCAGATGGGATTACAGCTTTTGAACGTCTGAGTCAAAAAGAGATCCGCAAAAGAGAGCCTGGACTTCGTCCGCATATCAGATCTGGCCTTTTGTTACCTTCAGCATTCAGTGCAGATACGACAGCCTTGACGAAGGCTGTTGCCAAAGAGGCAGTTAACAGAGGAGCGGAAATACGGAGACGATCCGGTGTTACCGCTATTGAGACAGGGAACGATGGCTTTACCGTTTATACAGAGGATGGAGGACAGTTTCAGACCACGTTCCTGGTGAATGCAGCCGGACTCGCCAGCGAAACAATCGCTTCGATGGTGGAACATCATGTCCCCTACCGAAGTCGTGCAGTCAAAGGCGAATACTTGGTTTTAGGGAGACATGCGAAAGATTGGTTTCAACATATTCTCTATCCGATCCCGACCCATGAGACGAAAGGTGTACTGGTCATACCTCAGCCCGATGGTACAACACGACTCGGGCCAACCAGTACAGAGATCCATCGTACAGATCAGGCGGGTATGACGGTAGAAGGGGAACGGTTGATCAAACAGGAGATTGAGCGTTTTATTCAACCGCCATATGAGCATGTAGTAAATAAGTATGCAGGTGTACGTTCATCACTTCACGAGCAAGACGATTTCTATATTGCCCGGTCGAAGGAATGTGACAATTTCATTCATGTTGCCGGGATCGATTCACCTGGCGTGACAGCAGCACCGGCGATTGCCCGGTATGTCAGTGAGACGTTGCTCGCGCCTGTCCTCAAATCGTGA
- a CDS encoding GTP pyrophosphokinase, producing the protein MTEMPSIELGELQAVRKKMTKFLMSYRFALDEMMTKVEILKEEFAIAHDYNPIEHTKSRLKTPESIIQKVRRKDLGFKTPVIREAIKDIAGIRITCSFRSDIYEIRNMLLSQQDIELVEEKDYIQQPKPNGYQSLHLIVRVPVFMSDRVEYPYVELQIRTIAMDFWASLEHKIYYKYEKEAPADLIEELTSAAKAVMALDKKMERIHQELRKEDPPPATKEEDPFDLPEEMLKRLLGTEQRDN; encoded by the coding sequence ATGACAGAAATGCCATCGATCGAATTGGGTGAACTGCAGGCAGTTCGTAAAAAGATGACGAAGTTCCTGATGTCTTACCGTTTTGCCCTGGACGAAATGATGACGAAAGTGGAGATTTTAAAAGAAGAGTTTGCGATTGCGCACGATTACAATCCGATTGAACATACGAAATCGAGATTGAAGACACCGGAGAGCATCATTCAAAAGGTGCGGCGAAAAGACCTTGGTTTCAAAACACCCGTTATCCGCGAAGCGATCAAGGACATTGCCGGGATTCGGATCACTTGCTCATTTCGTTCCGATATCTATGAGATCCGAAACATGCTTTTGAGTCAGCAGGATATTGAACTCGTCGAAGAGAAGGATTATATCCAACAGCCGAAGCCAAACGGCTATCAGAGTCTCCATCTCATCGTCCGGGTACCGGTGTTTATGTCCGACCGGGTGGAGTATCCGTATGTGGAACTGCAGATCCGCACGATTGCCATGGATTTTTGGGCAAGTCTGGAACATAAAATCTATTACAAGTATGAAAAAGAAGCCCCGGCGGACTTGATCGAAGAGCTGACAAGCGCTGCGAAAGCGGTGATGGCACTGGATAAAAAGATGGAACGGATTCACCAGGAACTTCGAAAAGAAGATCCGCCCCCAGCGACGAAAGAAGAGGACCCCTTTGATCTGCCGGAGGAGATGCTGAAGCGGTTGTTGGGTACCGAGCAACGTGATAACTGA
- a CDS encoding 4Fe-4S dicluster domain-containing protein, which yields MAKKNYAMTIDLQACIGCAGCAVTCKNENNTVDGINWMHYTKKETGEFPHVRYDFMPTLCNHCDNAPCIKACPVTAMYKDEDGLTLHDADRCIGCKACMTACPYGVISYNKENPHQYWNENNAWSELSATPKEVQDHAGAPIPYHNPERDYNYESIRYRGIVEKCQFCDHRLARDEQPYCVDRCPSEAMYVGDLNDPDDKIHELLKYSHEGLKEELGTKPKVFYLRKFSK from the coding sequence ATGGCTAAGAAAAATTATGCAATGACAATAGACTTACAAGCGTGTATCGGTTGTGCTGGTTGTGCGGTCACTTGTAAAAACGAGAATAACACCGTTGACGGAATCAACTGGATGCACTACACGAAAAAAGAGACCGGGGAATTCCCGCATGTACGCTATGATTTCATGCCAACACTTTGTAATCACTGTGATAATGCACCGTGTATTAAAGCCTGCCCGGTGACAGCGATGTACAAGGATGAAGATGGCTTGACACTCCACGATGCAGACCGTTGTATCGGATGTAAAGCATGTATGACAGCCTGCCCATACGGCGTCATCTCTTATAATAAGGAGAACCCGCATCAGTACTGGAATGAAAACAACGCATGGAGCGAGCTCTCAGCTACGCCAAAAGAAGTTCAGGACCATGCTGGCGCACCGATCCCGTATCACAACCCAGAGCGTGATTACAACTATGAATCAATCCGTTACCGGGGCATTGTTGAGAAATGTCAGTTCTGTGATCACAGACTGGCAAGAGATGAGCAGCCATACTGTGTGGACAGATGTCCATCTGAAGCGATGTACGTCGGTGACTTGAATGATCCGGATGATAAAATCCATGAGTTGTTAAAATACAGTCACGAGGGGTTAAAAGAAGAGCTCGGAACAAAACCAAAAGTATTCTACTTGAGAAAATTCAGCAAATAA
- a CDS encoding Ltp family lipoprotein codes for MKNNLGLSLLLASVLFVGCGDLDVNNDNDQNNDNNVVGEVEDSENNGNNNANDENNEDNNGENEEAAAEESVSDNNEEEIVEDEDSGSDLTVSQENAISSAESYINYTAFSKEGLIDQLEYEGFSNEDASFAVDHLDVDWREQAVLDAEAYLEYTSFSRSGLIDQLIYEGHSQEDAEHAADEVGF; via the coding sequence ATGAAAAATAATCTAGGTTTATCATTGTTGTTGGCGAGTGTGTTGTTCGTTGGTTGTGGGGATTTGGATGTAAACAATGACAATGATCAGAACAATGACAACAATGTCGTAGGTGAGGTAGAAGATAGTGAAAACAACGGGAATAACAATGCAAACGATGAGAACAACGAGGATAACAATGGGGAAAATGAAGAAGCTGCAGCAGAAGAAAGTGTGTCTGATAATAACGAAGAAGAAATTGTTGAAGATGAAGACAGTGGAAGTGACCTGACGGTTTCTCAGGAAAATGCGATTTCCAGTGCTGAGTCTTATATAAATTACACGGCCTTTTCGAAAGAAGGTTTGATAGACCAGTTGGAGTATGAAGGTTTCAGTAATGAAGATGCAAGTTTTGCTGTTGATCATCTTGACGTTGACTGGCGAGAGCAGGCTGTATTAGATGCTGAAGCGTATTTGGAGTACACTTCATTTTCCCGAAGTGGGTTGATTGATCAACTTATCTATGAAGGCCATAGTCAAGAGGATGCGGAACATGCAGCTGATGAAGTAGGATTTTAA
- the nrfD gene encoding NrfD/PsrC family molybdoenzyme membrane anchor subunit has protein sequence MSAQRKIKPVTLAALVGILIVLGIGLFGAVNTLIQGQVVFGSSDEVPWNLLIVAYVFLALMASGMCMFASAAHLLGAKSYMFLSKRAIFLAIVVVIPALVVLSLELGRLDRVYQFILNPNLQAPMWWMGAVYAVYVVLLLVEFVSMHLKNEKLMHYMSYFTLAAAIAATSILGGIFAVTVQRPLWFGDATSVFFVLSAAVSGLALLIIVSYFTAKASGEKREMLVLNNLNGLTKILGAGIVVALGFNAWRLISLFYTGSIDYELLFSGQYALMYWGGAIALGLVIPLVMLIASRKPAMVMTASAFVIIGMFMDKYVTIIAGQLVQPYTTMIEVATYSTTPTEWFIFLGGMAGSVLLYLIGVKFLTLDETPGHHEEDELSLMEKNEAV, from the coding sequence ATGTCTGCTCAAAGAAAAATAAAACCAGTCACATTAGCGGCACTGGTCGGAATATTGATTGTTCTCGGGATCGGACTGTTCGGTGCAGTCAATACACTAATACAAGGCCAGGTGGTTTTCGGTTCATCGGATGAAGTACCTTGGAACTTGTTAATCGTGGCCTATGTATTCCTCGCCCTGATGGCGAGTGGTATGTGTATGTTTGCTTCGGCAGCGCACCTGCTTGGAGCAAAGAGCTATATGTTTTTAAGTAAGCGGGCGATTTTCTTAGCGATTGTCGTCGTGATTCCTGCTTTAGTGGTCCTGTCACTTGAACTTGGACGGTTGGACCGTGTATACCAGTTTATCCTCAATCCAAATCTTCAAGCTCCAATGTGGTGGATGGGTGCTGTCTATGCTGTTTACGTAGTATTGCTTCTTGTTGAATTTGTTTCCATGCATCTTAAAAACGAGAAGCTGATGCATTACATGTCTTATTTCACGCTCGCAGCTGCAATTGCCGCAACAAGTATCCTGGGTGGTATCTTTGCGGTCACTGTACAGCGTCCACTCTGGTTCGGAGATGCGACAAGCGTATTCTTCGTCTTATCGGCTGCCGTTTCCGGACTCGCGTTATTGATCATTGTCTCCTACTTCACAGCTAAAGCGAGTGGTGAAAAACGCGAAATGCTCGTTCTCAATAACCTGAATGGGTTAACGAAAATTTTAGGGGCTGGAATTGTTGTGGCTCTTGGATTTAACGCATGGCGTTTGATTTCACTTTTCTATACCGGGTCAATTGATTATGAACTTCTTTTCAGCGGTCAATATGCGTTGATGTACTGGGGAGGAGCCATTGCACTGGGACTCGTCATTCCTCTTGTGATGCTCATTGCTTCAAGAAAGCCTGCAATGGTGATGACGGCTTCAGCCTTTGTGATCATCGGGATGTTCATGGATAAATATGTGACAATCATTGCAGGGCAGCTCGTTCAGCCATATACGACAATGATTGAAGTTGCCACATATTCAACAACACCAACGGAATGGTTCATTTTCCTTGGAGGTATGGCCGGATCGGTTCTGCTTTACCTGATTGGCGTGAAATTCCTTACCCTTGATGAAACACCAGGTCACCATGAAGAAGATGAACTGTCATTAATGGAAAAGAATGAAGCTGTATAA